Proteins from a genomic interval of Bacillus mesophilus:
- a CDS encoding mechanosensitive ion channel family protein has protein sequence MEVAQAIWEHPLAQFFLVLFATLIGIYLLNRSVHQFFQRTNFIEVRKEKTLESMIKSLLRYTATIGLILYGLSFIVDDFGKVLAGAGIVGIIVGFGAQSLIRDLLSGIFLIYEKQLHKGDFITVNNTFNGTVEDIGLRFLKVREWSGKLLTISNGEVKQIQNYNIDRMRVIERAVISYRENPEEIFSLLEEVCGHLNHQLDHTLKKDLHNQIIEPFQVFGITTLNASFRGHEYTVTGLVDDLHYWEASKIARKVLAQTLFNKGIRQAEEHHLLNNDEIPLSNPNKSR, from the coding sequence ATGGAAGTAGCGCAAGCCATCTGGGAACATCCGTTAGCACAATTCTTTTTAGTCTTATTCGCTACTCTAATCGGCATATATTTGCTTAATCGTAGTGTTCATCAGTTTTTTCAACGAACTAACTTCATTGAGGTTAGAAAAGAGAAGACTCTTGAGAGTATGATTAAATCACTTCTTAGATACACAGCCACAATCGGCCTAATTCTTTATGGTTTATCCTTTATAGTCGACGATTTTGGCAAAGTTCTAGCAGGAGCCGGTATTGTCGGGATTATCGTAGGTTTTGGTGCACAAAGCCTAATACGGGATTTACTTTCTGGTATCTTTCTTATTTACGAGAAGCAGCTTCATAAAGGTGATTTTATTACAGTTAACAATACATTTAATGGGACTGTTGAAGATATCGGATTACGTTTCTTAAAGGTGCGAGAGTGGAGTGGAAAACTACTGACCATAAGTAACGGGGAAGTTAAGCAAATTCAAAACTATAACATAGATCGGATGCGTGTAATTGAAAGAGCGGTAATAAGCTACAGAGAGAATCCTGAGGAAATCTTTTCATTATTAGAAGAGGTATGTGGGCATTTGAACCATCAACTTGATCATACCTTAAAAAAAGATTTACACAATCAAATTATTGAACCATTTCAAGTCTTTGGGATTACTACTCTAAATGCAAGCTTTCGGGGCCATGAATATACCGTCACCGGACTGGTTGACGACCTTCATTATTGGGAAGCCTCAAAAATCGCCCGTAAAGTATTAGCTCAAACTCTATTCAATAAAGGAATAAGACAAGCAGAAGAACACCATCTATTGAACAATGATGAGATCCCATTGTCCAACCCAAACAAATCACGTTAA
- a CDS encoding MFS transporter: MSTRFRFWILVSTVAISGFSQGMLLPLIAVIFENDGVNSTLNGLNATALYIGILIASPFMENPLRKYGYKPIIMTGGLMVALSLALFPVWSSFWFWFALRFIIGIGDHALHFATQTWITSFSTKDNRGRNISLYGLFFGIGFAIGPLMTPLVEINEALPFLISSLLCLIGWGFLFFLNNELPEEDFKVSSTIDTFRRFKQAWKYGWVAFLPTLGYGFLESSLNGIFPVYGLRIGLNVTNVSILLTSFAVGSIITQLPLGMLSDRLGRRNVLMIVLISGTSAFFLASLLEDSGSVIGLLICFSLAGMMVGSTFSLGISYMADLMPQKLLPTGNLLCGVSFSIGSLAGPFLGGVLIQWFEQISYFHIISSFLLIILLIIVRFGKKELAPIAEN, from the coding sequence ATGAGTACTCGTTTTAGATTTTGGATACTTGTCAGCACAGTGGCGATCTCTGGATTTTCACAAGGAATGCTTTTACCCTTAATTGCTGTAATCTTTGAAAATGATGGGGTAAATTCCACATTAAATGGATTAAATGCAACAGCACTTTATATTGGAATATTAATTGCATCACCATTTATGGAAAACCCGCTAAGAAAATATGGATATAAACCGATTATCATGACTGGGGGATTAATGGTTGCCTTGTCTTTAGCCTTATTTCCCGTTTGGAGTTCTTTTTGGTTTTGGTTTGCTTTAAGATTCATCATTGGAATTGGTGATCACGCCTTACATTTTGCCACTCAAACGTGGATTACCTCTTTTTCTACAAAGGACAATAGAGGACGTAATATTTCTTTATATGGTCTATTTTTTGGAATCGGATTTGCAATAGGACCCCTCATGACTCCTTTGGTCGAAATCAATGAGGCATTACCTTTCTTAATCTCATCTTTACTTTGTTTAATCGGTTGGGGATTTCTCTTTTTCTTAAATAACGAATTACCAGAGGAAGATTTCAAGGTTTCTTCAACAATTGATACATTTAGACGTTTTAAACAAGCATGGAAATATGGCTGGGTAGCTTTTCTTCCCACACTTGGATATGGATTCTTAGAATCATCGCTTAATGGAATTTTCCCCGTTTACGGACTAAGGATTGGATTGAATGTCACCAATGTATCTATTTTACTCACCTCTTTCGCTGTAGGTAGTATCATTACACAGCTTCCACTTGGAATGCTAAGTGATCGCCTCGGAAGACGAAATGTGTTAATGATTGTTCTAATTTCAGGAACGAGTGCATTTTTCTTAGCTAGTTTGCTCGAAGACTCTGGATCAGTTATAGGATTACTCATCTGCTTTAGTTTAGCAGGGATGATGGTTGGGTCCACGTTCTCATTAGGAATTAGTTATATGGCAGATCTGATGCCACAGAAACTCTTACCTACAGGTAATTTATTATGCGGAGTTAGTTTTAGCATCGGGAGTCTAGCGGGACCATTTTTAGGTGGGGTACTTATTCAATGGTTTGAGCAAATCAGTTATTTTCACATTATAAGTTCTTTCCTTTTAATCATACTACTGATCATTGTACGATTTGGTAAGAAAGAGTTAGCTCCTATAGCGGAAAACTAA
- a CDS encoding fumarate hydratase, giving the protein MQKLQESMYELIVETSTNLPRDVRRAIKSAKERENAGTRAAMSLATITNNITMADENVSPICQDTGLPTFKVKTPVGVNQLKIKEAIKEAMVQATKDGKMRPNSVDSLTGDNSGNNLGDGVPVIKFEQWEKDYIDVRLILKGGGCENKNIQYSLPCELEGLGRAGRDLDGIRKCIMHSVYQAQGQGCSAGFIGVGIGGDRSSGYDLAKEQLFRSNDDINPNEELRKLEEYVMANANELGIGTMGFGGETTLLGCKVGVMHRIPASFFVSVAYNCWAFRRLGVKLDPESGEIQDWMYQDGEKIDFSKEVAAAVEEVEETREVVLEAPITEEQIRELRVGDVVVINGMIYTGRDAIHKHLSTNDAPIDLDGQIIYHCGPVMLKDEDGTWHVKAAGPTTSIREEPYQGDIMKKFGLRAVIGKGGMGANTLKALEEHGGVYLNAIGGAAQYYADCIQSVEGVDLMEFGIPEAMWHLKVKQFKAVVTMDSHGNSLHRDVEKSSLEKLAQFKEPVFK; this is encoded by the coding sequence ATGCAAAAGCTTCAAGAAAGTATGTACGAGCTAATAGTTGAAACTTCTACTAACTTGCCAAGAGACGTTCGTCGGGCAATTAAATCAGCAAAAGAGAGAGAAAATGCTGGCACACGTGCTGCTATGTCTCTTGCAACCATTACAAATAACATCACGATGGCAGATGAAAACGTTTCACCAATCTGTCAGGATACGGGATTACCTACCTTTAAGGTAAAAACACCGGTAGGAGTAAACCAGTTAAAAATTAAAGAAGCGATTAAAGAAGCTATGGTACAAGCAACAAAGGATGGGAAAATGCGTCCTAATTCCGTGGACTCCTTAACAGGTGATAATAGCGGAAATAATTTAGGTGACGGTGTTCCAGTTATCAAGTTTGAGCAGTGGGAAAAGGATTATATCGACGTACGCCTGATCTTAAAGGGTGGCGGATGTGAAAATAAAAATATTCAATATAGCTTACCATGTGAGCTAGAAGGACTAGGTCGTGCAGGTCGTGATCTAGATGGTATTCGTAAGTGTATTATGCACTCTGTTTATCAGGCACAAGGACAAGGCTGTAGTGCCGGCTTCATCGGTGTAGGAATCGGTGGAGACCGTTCGAGTGGATATGACCTAGCTAAGGAACAGTTATTCCGTTCCAATGATGACATTAATCCAAATGAAGAACTTCGTAAGCTAGAAGAGTATGTAATGGCTAATGCGAACGAACTTGGAATTGGAACAATGGGATTTGGAGGCGAAACAACTTTACTTGGCTGTAAGGTTGGTGTAATGCATCGTATTCCAGCAAGCTTCTTCGTTTCTGTAGCTTATAATTGTTGGGCATTCCGCCGCCTAGGCGTGAAGCTAGATCCGGAATCAGGAGAAATCCAAGATTGGATGTATCAAGATGGAGAGAAAATTGATTTCTCTAAAGAAGTAGCTGCTGCTGTTGAAGAAGTAGAAGAGACAAGAGAAGTTGTCTTAGAAGCTCCAATTACAGAAGAACAAATTCGTGAGTTAAGAGTCGGAGATGTTGTTGTCATCAACGGTATGATCTATACTGGCCGTGATGCAATTCATAAGCACCTTTCTACAAATGATGCTCCAATCGATTTAGATGGTCAAATTATCTATCACTGTGGACCAGTTATGTTAAAGGACGAAGATGGCACATGGCATGTAAAGGCTGCTGGACCTACAACCAGTATTCGTGAAGAGCCTTATCAAGGTGATATCATGAAGAAGTTTGGTTTACGTGCTGTAATTGGTAAAGGTGGTATGGGTGCTAACACTCTTAAAGCTTTAGAAGAGCATGGTGGAGTTTACCTGAATGCAATTGGTGGTGCAGCACAATATTATGCCGACTGTATTCAATCAGTAGAAGGTGTTGATTTGATGGAGTTCGGAATTCCAGAAGCAATGTGGCATCTAAAAGTAAAGCAATTTAAAGCTGTAGTAACAATGGACTCTCATGGTAATAGCCTTCATAGAGACGTTGAAAAGTCTTCTCTTGAAAAGCTTGCCCAATTTAAAGAGCCTGTATTTAAATAA
- a CDS encoding redoxin domain-containing protein, with amino-acid sequence MCQKQLVQLHENLEQFQDLGVKMYIVSADQPAQQKELVLALQERYDEVVPFVADPDLVLIDKMGMKNEDIAYRGYAILDQDGTVVLAKQNDHWGEQIDQTFEDISNELKK; translated from the coding sequence TTGTGTCAAAAGCAGCTAGTTCAGCTGCATGAAAACCTTGAGCAATTTCAAGATTTAGGTGTGAAGATGTACATTGTTAGTGCGGATCAACCCGCACAACAAAAAGAGTTAGTCTTGGCTTTACAAGAAAGATATGATGAGGTAGTTCCTTTCGTTGCAGACCCAGATTTAGTATTGATTGATAAGATGGGAATGAAGAATGAAGATATTGCATACCGTGGCTATGCCATCCTAGACCAAGATGGAACTGTAGTGTTAGCGAAGCAGAATGATCATTGGGGAGAACAAATTGATCAAACCTTTGAGGACATTTCTAACGAATTGAAAAAATAA
- a CDS encoding DUF1128 family protein, with translation MDLNQKTEENIEFMVNEIMQKLKVLNMGVLKSSHFNEEAYEELKDIYMLVKSKPTFSISEIQAIVEELGNIKK, from the coding sequence GTGGATTTAAATCAGAAAACAGAAGAGAACATCGAATTTATGGTAAATGAGATTATGCAAAAACTTAAGGTTTTAAATATGGGCGTATTAAAGTCCTCCCATTTCAATGAAGAAGCATACGAAGAGTTAAAGGACATATACATGCTTGTTAAGAGCAAACCAACCTTTTCAATCAGTGAGATACAAGCAATTGTTGAAGAACTTGGAAATATAAAAAAGTAA
- a CDS encoding YfkD famly protein, whose protein sequence is MKAALTGLLSCLLLFTNGMISYAEEKAEKTEEKAETSEVSEKFKVPNSVMNITKENTYPNPTQDLPYLQPSDLAQQLIDTSEVPIENPDLIRMLNETTISDAPLAFGYRATIYMGQWPLHYESSETSANWEYQKINTNMYDNRGGKAAHQIHYQQEAEKHVKGGLTAKIESAEDVKKMMLLKAMQKTNLPLSFQTIIGAGTKKDQVYNIAPKRLGYLYGYAPAINEKGKVTFGEVYLVLKGNKRSLVIKNVTSQGIGAWIPIQDHVSFGFVVSERPR, encoded by the coding sequence ATGAAGGCAGCACTTACAGGACTGTTATCATGTCTTCTTCTATTTACTAACGGAATGATTTCTTATGCTGAAGAGAAAGCAGAAAAAACGGAAGAAAAAGCGGAAACGAGCGAAGTAAGTGAAAAGTTTAAGGTTCCTAATTCTGTTATGAATATAACGAAGGAAAATACTTATCCAAATCCTACTCAAGACTTACCATATCTACAGCCAAGTGATTTAGCGCAACAACTTATTGACACATCAGAAGTTCCGATTGAAAATCCTGATCTCATCAGAATGTTAAATGAGACGACCATTTCAGACGCACCATTAGCATTCGGATATCGTGCGACCATTTATATGGGTCAATGGCCATTGCATTACGAATCAAGTGAGACAAGTGCTAATTGGGAATATCAAAAGATTAATACAAATATGTATGATAATCGCGGTGGAAAGGCAGCACACCAAATTCACTACCAGCAGGAAGCTGAAAAGCATGTAAAAGGTGGACTAACCGCTAAAATTGAAAGTGCAGAAGATGTTAAAAAAATGATGCTTTTAAAGGCAATGCAAAAAACAAACCTTCCTTTATCTTTCCAAACCATCATTGGAGCGGGGACAAAGAAGGATCAAGTTTATAATATTGCGCCAAAGCGCCTAGGATATCTATATGGTTATGCTCCAGCCATCAATGAAAAAGGAAAAGTAACCTTTGGTGAAGTTTATCTCGTACTAAAAGGAAATAAGCGTAGTCTAGTTATTAAAAATGTTACCTCCCAGGGAATCGGAGCCTGGATTCCTATCCAAGACCACGTGTCCTTTGGATTTGTAGTATCAGAGCGTCCAAGATAA
- a CDS encoding DnaJ family domain-containing protein, with protein sequence MMDFSYVASEDKIRKAYEDGEFKELPGLGKPLVLEDLSAVPEELRMAYKMLKNGGYNPDEYKLKSEIKTIEDLIKVSKDEHQIDIFKKQLNEKTIRLNSMIKKRQINHSAAFKDYGNKIYDRFK encoded by the coding sequence ATGATGGATTTTTCTTATGTAGCCTCAGAGGATAAAATACGTAAAGCTTATGAAGATGGAGAATTCAAAGAATTGCCTGGACTGGGTAAACCGTTAGTGTTAGAGGATTTATCAGCTGTTCCAGAGGAATTGAGAATGGCGTACAAAATGCTTAAGAATGGCGGATATAACCCTGATGAATACAAGCTTAAAAGCGAAATAAAAACGATTGAAGATTTAATAAAAGTTAGCAAGGATGAGCACCAAATTGACATTTTTAAAAAACAGCTAAATGAAAAAACAATACGCCTAAATAGTATGATAAAGAAAAGGCAAATTAATCACTCTGCCGCTTTTAAAGATTATGGCAATAAGATATATGATCGGTTTAAATAA
- a CDS encoding OsmC family protein, translating to MKFEMKEVGFKTNVEYGELHVSGNEEYGFRPYQLMVASIAVCSGGVLRTILTKKKMVIEDLSFSTEVVRNEKEANRIEKIHIHYSIKGQDLDPTQVEKAIHLASKNCPMAQSVKGSIEIVETFELV from the coding sequence ATGAAGTTTGAAATGAAAGAGGTAGGTTTTAAAACGAATGTTGAATATGGTGAATTGCACGTATCAGGTAATGAGGAGTATGGGTTTCGACCATATCAATTAATGGTTGCTTCCATTGCGGTTTGTAGTGGAGGTGTATTACGTACCATATTAACTAAAAAGAAAATGGTAATTGAGGATCTCTCTTTCTCAACGGAAGTGGTACGCAATGAAAAAGAAGCAAATAGAATTGAAAAGATTCATATACATTACTCCATTAAAGGTCAGGACCTCGACCCTACGCAAGTAGAAAAGGCTATTCATTTAGCAAGTAAAAACTGCCCAATGGCACAGTCTGTTAAAGGAAGCATCGAGATTGTTGAGACATTTGAATTAGTTTAA
- the pdaA gene encoding delta-lactam-biosynthetic de-N-acetylase, translating to MKRKKGLILLLTALLMLPTMATVDANTYSNAKFNWGFKKSVNHEPPSAGKQLDDLLSKYNSFYLGDTTKKEIYLTFDNGYENGYTAPVLDVLKKKNVPATFFVTGYYLKDQPELVKRMVKEGHIVGNHSYHHPDLTTVSDVRLKKELELVKEEYEQLTGEKGMNYLRAPRGVFSERTLALSEQLGYTNVFWSLAFVDWYTDQQKGWKYSYDQVMKQIHPGSILLLHTVSKDNAEALEKIITDLQAEGYEFKSLDDLMMERTLPHPWLFSYDQDAINS from the coding sequence ATGAAGCGAAAAAAGGGCTTAATACTACTTCTAACAGCATTATTAATGCTTCCTACTATGGCGACCGTAGATGCTAATACGTATTCAAATGCTAAGTTTAACTGGGGCTTTAAAAAGAGTGTTAATCACGAGCCACCTTCTGCTGGGAAGCAGTTGGATGACTTACTATCAAAATATAACAGTTTCTATTTAGGCGATACGACTAAAAAAGAAATCTACCTTACCTTTGATAACGGATATGAAAATGGATATACTGCACCTGTTTTAGACGTCTTAAAAAAGAAAAATGTACCGGCAACCTTTTTTGTAACAGGCTACTACCTTAAGGATCAACCAGAGCTTGTGAAACGAATGGTCAAGGAGGGTCATATTGTCGGAAACCACTCCTATCATCACCCTGACCTCACAACCGTAAGTGATGTTAGACTTAAGAAAGAGCTTGAATTAGTTAAGGAAGAATATGAACAGCTTACTGGTGAAAAAGGGATGAACTATTTACGTGCCCCTAGAGGGGTTTTTAGTGAGAGAACATTAGCTCTTTCAGAACAATTAGGTTATACAAATGTTTTCTGGTCATTGGCTTTTGTTGACTGGTACACCGATCAGCAAAAAGGCTGGAAATATTCTTATGATCAAGTGATGAAACAAATCCACCCAGGTTCGATACTCCTTTTACACACTGTGTCAAAAGACAACGCTGAGGCGTTAGAGAAAATTATTACAGATCTACAGGCAGAAGGGTATGAATTCAAGAGTCTTGATGACTTAATGATGGAAAGAACTCTTCCACATCCTTGGTTATTTAGTTATGACCAGGATGCGATAAATTCTTAA
- a CDS encoding YihY/virulence factor BrkB family protein, which produces MVSITSIPTFLKDLWGRFHHDEVAGLSAELAYFFLLSLFPFMIFLITLIGYLPIDQETVISFLRQYAPGEAMNLIENNISGIIQNHNSGLLSFGIIATIWSASNGLNAVIRAFNRAYDVKETRSFIVARLMSILLTIAMIIVIVIALLLPVFGKQIGLFIFSAMGLSETFLVIWNAARWIISFFVLFLVFSCLYYFAPNKHLHWKEVFSGAFIATLGWIIVSSAFSYYVGSFGNYSATYGSLGGIIVLMIWFYLTGMIILIGGEINAIINSKREKKLT; this is translated from the coding sequence ATGGTAAGCATTACCTCAATTCCAACCTTTCTAAAGGATTTATGGGGAAGGTTTCATCATGATGAAGTAGCAGGGCTTTCAGCTGAGCTAGCGTATTTCTTTCTATTATCACTATTTCCATTTATGATTTTTTTAATTACCTTAATTGGTTATTTACCGATTGACCAGGAAACGGTGATTAGCTTCTTGAGACAATACGCCCCAGGTGAGGCAATGAATTTAATCGAAAATAATATAAGTGGAATTATTCAAAATCACAACAGCGGGCTATTATCGTTCGGGATTATAGCTACGATTTGGTCTGCCTCTAATGGATTGAACGCGGTTATTCGTGCGTTTAATCGAGCCTATGACGTAAAGGAGACTCGTTCTTTTATAGTAGCCAGGTTGATGTCAATTCTGTTAACGATTGCGATGATTATTGTTATTGTGATTGCATTGTTATTGCCTGTTTTTGGTAAACAAATCGGATTATTTATATTCTCTGCCATGGGTTTATCGGAGACGTTTTTAGTCATTTGGAATGCAGCAAGATGGATTATCAGCTTTTTTGTGTTGTTTCTAGTCTTTAGCTGTCTGTACTACTTTGCCCCTAACAAGCACTTGCATTGGAAGGAAGTATTTTCAGGAGCATTTATCGCAACTCTAGGTTGGATCATTGTTTCATCTGCTTTCTCTTACTATGTAGGAAGCTTTGGGAATTATTCGGCTACATACGGAAGCCTAGGTGGGATTATCGTTTTAATGATTTGGTTTTATTTGACTGGAATGATTATTTTAATAGGTGGAGAAATCAATGCCATCATAAATTCTAAGCGGGAAAAAAAGCTTACATGA
- a CDS encoding SE1561 family protein has protein sequence MGKASTNKESQLSYLKNRLEMFMDVIDHLDPEHAEVDDIDRLIQILDDMEIKVEQFKKDQ, from the coding sequence ATGGGTAAAGCTTCTACTAATAAGGAATCACAGCTATCTTACTTGAAAAACCGTTTAGAGATGTTTATGGATGTAATCGATCATTTAGACCCAGAGCATGCTGAGGTCGACGATATAGATCGATTAATTCAAATACTAGATGATATGGAAATTAAGGTAGAACAATTTAAGAAAGATCAGTAA
- a CDS encoding HD domain-containing phosphohydrolase gives MRLISTSEYDHKTMQLARPIYDKQKRVLLAAGRSIHPKYLERIVAMDIRYLFVEDSISEGITLEELMDMPTWIDAIEIVQKQFDLATSNKSLEVKSLKQIVSKLLEEVEKRKAIVLIPTTSIAEDLRRNAHAVNVTLLALQVSKKLKINKLQLRDLAIGGLLHDIGKALTTDDEQHPQQGFNYLRKEREVSLLSAHVAYQHHEQIDGQGFPRGLTGKEFHEFAQICGICNLYENMISRENIPPHMAMELIMTKSGSGFEPEIVQAFINSIPSYTPGTKVVLNNGEVAIVTRIKSLMQRPTVRYLSTNEEVSLEQDYTLLITGMLEEK, from the coding sequence GTGAGATTAATTAGCACTTCAGAATATGATCATAAAACCATGCAGTTAGCGAGACCTATTTATGATAAGCAGAAGCGGGTTCTTTTGGCTGCAGGACGTTCCATACATCCCAAATACCTAGAACGGATTGTCGCAATGGACATTCGCTATTTATTCGTAGAGGATTCGATATCTGAGGGGATTACTTTAGAAGAGTTAATGGATATGCCTACGTGGATAGATGCTATTGAAATTGTTCAGAAGCAATTTGATTTAGCTACTTCTAATAAGTCGCTAGAAGTTAAGAGTTTAAAGCAGATTGTTTCCAAGCTTCTTGAAGAAGTTGAAAAGAGAAAGGCGATTGTCCTGATTCCTACAACATCTATTGCTGAGGACTTACGAAGAAATGCCCATGCTGTTAATGTAACATTATTAGCACTGCAAGTTTCTAAAAAGCTTAAAATAAATAAATTACAGCTGAGAGATCTAGCGATTGGTGGATTATTGCATGATATAGGTAAAGCTTTGACTACTGACGATGAGCAGCATCCACAGCAAGGATTTAACTATTTGCGAAAGGAAAGAGAGGTAAGTCTTCTTTCAGCTCATGTTGCTTATCAACATCATGAACAAATTGATGGACAAGGCTTTCCTAGAGGGCTAACAGGAAAGGAATTTCATGAGTTTGCACAAATTTGTGGAATTTGTAACCTATATGAAAATATGATTTCCAGAGAAAATATCCCTCCACATATGGCAATGGAATTAATTATGACGAAAAGTGGAAGTGGTTTTGAACCTGAGATCGTGCAAGCGTTCATTAACAGTATTCCGAGCTATACACCTGGTACAAAGGTGGTCCTAAATAATGGTGAAGTAGCAATTGTAACTAGAATCAAATCACTTATGCAGCGTCCTACTGTACGTTACTTGTCTACTAATGAAGAAGTATCTCTAGAACAAGACTATACGTTATTAATTACCGGTATGCTGGAAGAGAAGTAA
- a CDS encoding metalloregulator ArsR/SmtB family transcription factor, which yields MQLSRLVQFHKVLADPTRIKMILLLSNKPLNGQELAEMLNISTPTVTHHVNKLREVGLLHQRRDKNTIYFTLDEKTLERSNESIIKLIRQAKSEEGKDMLSEEQTQMRDHVIQNFFTSDGRLKQIPSQLKKKVIILEYLIGKLEKEKQYQEREINQFIKQFHDDFATIRREFIMHQFMYRENSVYELNPRELWTKWEKLS from the coding sequence ATGCAGTTATCCCGATTAGTACAATTTCATAAAGTTTTAGCTGATCCAACAAGAATAAAAATGATTTTATTATTGAGCAACAAACCTTTGAATGGTCAAGAACTTGCTGAGATGTTGAATATTTCAACACCGACAGTTACTCATCATGTCAATAAGCTAAGAGAAGTTGGACTTCTCCATCAACGGCGTGACAAAAATACGATTTATTTTACTTTAGATGAAAAGACGTTAGAGCGTAGTAACGAAAGCATTATAAAATTAATACGACAAGCAAAGAGTGAGGAGGGTAAAGATATGTTAAGCGAGGAACAAACCCAGATGAGAGATCATGTTATTCAAAATTTCTTCACTAGTGATGGTAGATTAAAGCAGATTCCTTCTCAATTAAAGAAAAAGGTAATTATATTAGAATATTTGATTGGAAAATTAGAGAAGGAAAAACAATATCAGGAAAGAGAAATAAATCAATTTATTAAGCAATTTCATGACGATTTTGCTACAATAAGAAGAGAGTTTATTATGCACCAGTTTATGTATCGTGAGAATTCAGTGTATGAACTAAATCCACGAGAATTATGGACGAAATGGGAAAAACTTTCATAA
- a CDS encoding BH0509 family protein, whose protein sequence is MSRQERINMINFIQRTKGIAEEQLLYMTDLDIEHIYNSAYYQFEIIQE, encoded by the coding sequence ATGAGTCGACAAGAACGTATTAACATGATTAACTTTATCCAACGAACAAAGGGGATTGCGGAAGAACAGCTACTATATATGACAGATTTAGATATTGAACATATCTATAATTCCGCTTATTATCAGTTTGAAATTATACAGGAATAG